In Desulfovibrio inopinatus DSM 10711, a genomic segment contains:
- a CDS encoding dissimilatory sulfite reductase D family protein, whose product MDEQAVRDHIVEELKKKSGTKSKFYLKDFYAMVPDMKKMHVSKLVNKMVAEDILEYWSSGSTTMIGLKGAGKQHATEEGE is encoded by the coding sequence ATGGACGAACAAGCTGTACGCGATCATATCGTTGAAGAACTCAAGAAGAAATCCGGTACCAAATCCAAGTTCTACTTGAAAGATTTCTACGCCATGGTGCCCGACATGAAGAAAATGCATGTTTCCAAGTTGGTCAACAAAATGGTTGCCGAAGACATTCTCGAGTACTGGTCCAGTGGTTCCACCACGATGATCGGTCTGAAGGGTGCGGGCAAACAGCACGCCACTGAAGAAGGCGAATAG
- a CDS encoding cobyrinate a,c-diamide synthase: MNTPPIPRLILAGLSGGSGKTIVSLGLTRALRNCGLRVKAFKKGPDYIDAAWLGLAAGDDAVNLDPIIIPKDLLPGLFQSSATGADIAIIEGNRGLFDGKDVSGSCSTAELARQLDTPVILVLDATKMTRTAAAVVQGCAHFEPGLRLGGVILNRTAGNRHRAILRETIETYTDVPVLGMLPKHSPNPIPERHMGLVSNREHGGCEAILERIATVIADHVDVDAVVSLAQMAAPLHTDGTPLWGDQVKTTRKPVIGVVRDAAFWFYYPENFEALRRAGAEIVSVSLLDDTPWPDIDGLYLGGGFPETHARALAENVAVRHRIRDLSAAGLPIYAECGGFMYLCRELVTHEGTFPMAGVFDLATTLCERPQGLGYNQATVITDNPFHPVGTILNGHEFHYSRCVLDPGNLTFCLHMSRGNGMLGQHDGLVVNNTFAAYTHIHALGAPHWAPAFVKAAFAYRRIKSE; encoded by the coding sequence TTGAATACACCTCCAATTCCACGTCTCATTTTGGCCGGCCTGTCGGGCGGGTCGGGGAAGACTATTGTCTCTCTTGGATTGACGCGAGCCTTGCGCAACTGCGGTCTGCGGGTGAAGGCCTTCAAAAAAGGGCCGGACTACATCGACGCTGCCTGGCTTGGATTGGCTGCCGGCGACGATGCGGTGAATCTCGATCCTATCATTATCCCGAAAGACCTGCTGCCTGGTTTGTTTCAATCCTCGGCAACGGGGGCCGATATTGCGATAATAGAGGGGAATCGTGGGCTGTTTGACGGCAAAGACGTGAGCGGTTCTTGTTCCACGGCAGAACTGGCTCGGCAGCTCGATACTCCCGTTATTCTTGTCCTTGATGCGACCAAAATGACACGTACTGCGGCGGCTGTTGTGCAGGGATGTGCCCACTTCGAGCCCGGTTTGCGGCTCGGCGGGGTGATTCTCAACCGCACGGCCGGCAATCGTCATCGGGCTATTTTGCGGGAAACCATAGAGACCTACACCGATGTGCCAGTGCTTGGGATGCTTCCCAAACATTCACCGAACCCCATTCCTGAACGGCACATGGGTTTGGTGTCGAATCGAGAACATGGCGGGTGTGAGGCTATCCTTGAGCGAATCGCTACGGTGATTGCCGATCATGTCGATGTGGATGCAGTCGTATCACTCGCGCAAATGGCTGCCCCGTTGCATACCGATGGTACGCCATTGTGGGGAGATCAGGTAAAAACTACGAGGAAGCCTGTGATCGGCGTTGTTCGGGACGCCGCATTTTGGTTCTATTATCCGGAGAATTTTGAAGCGCTCCGTCGTGCTGGTGCGGAGATTGTTTCTGTATCCCTTCTCGACGATACACCTTGGCCCGATATTGATGGTCTGTATCTTGGCGGTGGTTTTCCCGAAACTCATGCGCGGGCGTTGGCCGAGAATGTCGCTGTCCGTCATCGTATTCGCGACTTGTCCGCAGCCGGTTTGCCCATTTATGCCGAGTGTGGCGGCTTCATGTATCTTTGTCGCGAGCTTGTGACCCATGAGGGCACGTTCCCTATGGCCGGCGTTTTCGATCTCGCCACAACGCTATGCGAACGTCCTCAAGGGCTTGGCTACAACCAAGCGACCGTTATTACCGACAATCCCTTTCACCCCGTCGGCACCATTCTCAATGGTCACGAATTTCATTATTCCCGTTGCGTCCTCGATCCCGGGAATCTCACCTTCTGTCTGCATATGTCCCGCGGTAACGGTATGCTCGGGCAACATGACGGCTTGGTCGTCAACAATACCTTTGCCGCCTATACGCATATTCATGCTTTGGGGGCACCGCATTGGGCACCGGCATTTGTGAAGGCGGCTTTTGCGTATAGAAGGATAAAGAGCGAGTGA